GAGGTGCAGGAGCAGCGCGCCACGACGCTGTGGAAGATTGCCACGGGCGATGCCGCGATTGTGATTGCGCCGGTCGAAGCGGCGGCGATGAAGCTCTTCCCTGCCCCGTTTTATGGCGGCCTGGCGCAGGTGCTGCGGCGCGGCGAAGAGATCGACGTAGACATGCTGCTGACACACCTGGCCTCGGTGGGCTACGAGCAGGTGGACGTGGTGGAGATGCCGGGGCAGTACACACGGCGGGGCGGCATTCTGGATGTGTATTCGCCCGAGGCCGACCGGCCGGTGCGCATGGAGTTTTTTGGCGATGAGATTGAGACGATGCGCAAGTTTGACCCCGAGTCGCAGCGCTCGCAATCGCCGCTGGATGAGGCGCGGCTGCTGCCGCTGACGGAGACTCCGGTGACGGAGCGTCTGCTGGCGGCGGTGCATGCGCGGCTGAGCGGCGCGCGCTTTGAGACGAATGACGAAGGGGAGATGGTCGCCGAGATGGTGGCGGCGGGCGGCGTTTCGGTGTTTCCGGGCTGGGAGTTTTTTGCCGGAGTAGCCGGAGCGAACAAGACGCTGCTTGATCTGTTCCCGCGCTGCGTGCTGTTTGTGGAAGAGCCTGGGATGATCAAGAACCAGGTGGAGCGCTGGTGGAACAAGGTAGAGCAGCGCCATGACCGGTCGAGCATCGGTACGCTGATTCGCCCGGAAGACATTTATCTGCGGCCGGAGTTGCTGGAGGCGCAGCGGAAGTCGCATCCGGGGCTGGACATTGATCAACTGGGCGCGGTGGATGTGCTGGAAGACGATGAGACGCTGGGGGAGATTGCCTTCTCGTCACGTCCGACGCTGCGTTTTCATGGATCGATTCCGGCATTTGTAGAGCAGATAAAAAACCTGATGCAGCAGGAGACGCGCATGCTGCTGGCCGCGCCCAACCAGGGCGAGGTGGAGCGGCTGGCGACGCTGCTGCGCGAGTATGAACTGCCCTACCGGCTGGGCAGCCGCGTGATGCACACGGGCAGCGAAACCATGTATGACGAGGCCAGCCACCTGGGCGGCGATCTGCGCACGCCGATTATTTTGCGCGCGCCGATCGCGACGGGCGTGAGCCTGCCGGACGCAAATCTGGTGGTGTTTGGCGCGAACGACCTGAATGACGAAGCCGATGTGACGGCGCGGCCGGCGGCGCGCAAGTCAAAGACGGCGGCGTTTATCTCGGACTTTCGCGATCTGGCCGTGGGCGACTACGTGGTGCACGTGGAGCACGGCATTGCGCGCTATCTGGGCCTGAAAGAGATTGCGCAGGACGGCACGACGCTCGAGTTCATGATTCTCGAGTTCGCCGAAGAGGCGAAGCTGTATGTTCCGCTGACGCGGCTGGACCTGATTCAGAAATACCGCTCGACGGAGTCGGGCCCGGCGCCGGTACTGCATCGGCTGGGCACGCAGCAGTGGGCCAAGACCAAGGCCCGCGTGAAGAAGGCCATGCAGGACATGGCCGATGAGCTGCTGAAGCTGTATGCGCAGCGCAAGGCGGCGCAAGGGCACGCGTACTCGGCTGACAATGAGTTTCAGCGCGAGTTTGAGGATTCCTTCGACTACAACGAGACGGACGACCAGCTCTCGGCGATTGCCGACATCAAGCGCGACATGGAATCGACCACGCCGATGGACCGCCTGCTGTGCGGCGACGTGGGCTACGGCAAGACCGAAGTGGCGATGCGCGCCGCGTTCAAAGCCGTGCAGGATGGCAAACAGGTGGCGGTGCTGACGCCGACGACGGTGTTGAGCTTTCAGCATTACGAGACGTTCAAGAAACGCTTCCGGCAGTTTCCGATTCACATCGAGATGCTGTCGCGTTTTCGCACGGCCAAGGAACAGAAGTTGATTGTGGAACGTGTGGAAGCCGGCGAGATTGACATTCTGATTGGCACGCACCGGCTGCTCTCAAAGGATCTGAAGTTTCATGACATCGGCCTGCTGATTGTGGATGAAGAGCAGCGCTTTGGCGTGCGCCATAAGGAACGTCTGAAGCAGTTGCGCGCGCAGCTCGATGTGCTGACGATGTCAGCGACGCCGATTCCGCGCACGCTGCATATGTCGCTGGTGGGGCTGCGCGACATGAGCGTGATTGAGACTCCGCCGAAGGACCGCATGGCGATTCAGACCATCGTGGCGAAGTTTGATGAAAAGCTGGTGCGCTCTGCCGTCGAAGTGGAGCTGGAGCGCGGCGGGCAGATCTATTTCGTTCACAATCGCGTGGAGACGATCTATGAGATTGCCGCGAAGATCCAGGAGCTGGTGCCGCATGCCCGCATCACGGTGGGGCATGGGCAGATGGGCGAAGCAGAACTCGAAAAGGTGATGCTCGCCTTCATGAATCACGAGTACGACGTGCTGGTGGCGACGTCGATTATTGAGAACGGGCTGGATATTCCGCTGGCGAATACGATTCTGATCAATCGCGCGGACCGGCATGGACTCTCAGAGCTGTACCAGTTGCGCGGGCGCGTGGGACGGTCAAACCGGCGGGCGTATGCGTACCTGATGATTCCGCCGGAGCAGGAGCTGACCGAGATTGCGCGGCGCAGGCTGGCGGCGCTGAAGGAGTTCAGCGACCTGGGAGCGGGCTTCAAAATTGCGGCGCTTGATCTGGAACTGCGCGGCGCGGGCAACATGCTGGGCGGCGAGCAGAGCGGGCACATCGAGGCTGTGGGCTTTGAGCTTTACACCACGATGCTCGAAGAGGCCGTGAACAAGATGAAGGGCCAGGAGACGGTGGAGCGTCCGGTGACGCAGTTGAGCCTTGGCATTCCGCTGCGCATTGATGACAGCTACATTCCGGAAGAGAATCAGCGGCTGCGCATGTACAAGCACATTGCGGGCGCGCAGGATGAGCGCGCAATTGCGGGCATTCGCGCGGAGCTGGTAGACCGCTACGGCGCGCTGCCCACGGGCGTGCGGCACCTGCTCGATGCCGCCGAGCTGCGCATTGCGTGCGAGCACATGGGCGTGGCCCAGGTGGATCGCAAGCGCGACCAGATTCACCTGAAATTTACAGAGAAGGCTAGCATCGATCCCGGCATCCTGATGAAGCTGGTGTCAAAGAACGCGAAACGCGGCGCGCAGTTCACGCCGCAGGGCGTGCTGCGCTTCCCACTGAGCGGGACTGATCCGGAGAGCATCTTTACGGAACTGCGTGTGCTGCTGGATGATCTGGCCACCCAGCCAGCAGCGGCGCGCCAGGGTGCATCCTAAGTAAATTGCAAAGCGGCGGCGCAGAGTTGCCGCAGCCGGATGGTATGCCTGTGGGCAACCGCTAAGATGTTCGATAGAATCCTCTGTCGCCGCACGCAAGGGCAGCACCGATGGAAAGGGTGAACCAAAAGCACAATGAAGAGCAGAGTACGCAAAGCAGTTTTTCCCGCCGCGGGTTTCGGAACCCGCTTTTTGCCGGCAACCAAGTCCATCCCCAAGGAGATGCTGCCGCTGGTTGATAAGCCGATCATTCAGTACGGCGTGGAAGAAGCCATTGCCGCCGGCTGCGACCAGATCGTGATTGTGACCGGGCGCGGCAAGTCGGCCATCGAAGATCACTTTGATATCAGCTATGAGCTTGAGAACACGCTGGAAAAGCGCGGCAAGAAAGAGCTGCTTGCGGTCTCTCGCAATGTGTCCAATATGGTGCGCCTCTCGTATGTGCGCCAGAAGGAAGCGATGGGCCTGGGACACGCTGTGCTGATGGCGCGCGATCTGATTGGGGATGAGCCGTTTGCGGTGATCCTGCCCGATGACGTGATTGATGCGAAGGTGCCTTGCCTGAAGCAGATGATTGACCAGTACGACAAACTGCAGGGCTCGATTCTGGCCACGCAGGTGGTGGAAGGACCGGCCATCTCTTCGTATGGCGTGATTGACGGCACGCCGCTCAAGGATGATCCGCGGGTGATGGAAGTGAAGGGGCTGGTCGAGAAGCCGAAGATGGAAGAGGCTCCGTCGAAGAATGCCATTATCGGCCGGTATGTGCTGACGCCCAAGATCTTTGAACTGCTCGAGAAGACGCCTCTGGGCGCGGGCGGCGAGCTGCAGTTGACCGATGGCATCAAGGGCCTGCTGCAGAGCGAGAAGGTCTACGGCTACACCTTCGAAGGCAAGCGGTACGATGCGGGCGACAAGGTGGGCATGCTGACAGCTACGGTGGATTTTGCGCTGAAGCGCGACGATCTCGGCCCGAAGCTGCGCGAGCATATCCAGTCGCTGGGCCTGTAGAAATTCCAGCAGCAGAAAGCAGAAGACCCGGCGCGCAGCCGGGTCTTCTGCGTCTGGTTGTGGTTTTCGAAGCCTGAGCATTTCACGGCGACGCTTCGTGGAAGTGAAAAAGGTAAGGCACAGGGGCTAAAGCCCGCTGATTATTTCGCCGATATTACGGCACGGCTGAAGCCGTGCCCTGATACAGCGCGAGGCGTGCCGCAGACTGCCGCGTGGTGTTCCGCGAGCCAACGCTGCGTCGCGCTTTCAGCCAGACGGGGCTGCACGCCCCCCCTCTAAAACAGCAGGTTTCCTTTGCGCGGCAAGGGCAAGCCGAAGTGCTCATAAGCAGCGCGCGTGGCGACGCGGCCGCGCGGCGTACGGTCAAGAAATCCATGCTGAATGAGGAACGGCTCGTAGACCTCTTCGAGCGCATCCTGCTCTTCGGCGAGGGTGGCGGCGAGCGTGTTCAAGCCTACGGGTCCGCCATCATATTTCTCAATGATGGTGAGCAGGAGGCGGCGGTCGAGATCATCGAATCCGTGCGCATCCACTTCGAGCAGTTCGAGCGCCTGCATGGCGGTTTCACGATTGATTTCGCCGGTGCCGCGCACCTGGGCAAAGTCGCGCACGCGGCGCAGCAGGCGGTTGGCGATGCGGGGTGTGCCGCGCGAGCGCATGGCGATTTCAGCCGCGCCATCGGCATCGATGGGCACGTGCAGCACCTCGGCCGAGCGCTGCACGATCACGCGCAGGTCGTCGTCGGTGTAGAACTCCAGACGCAGCAGAATGCCGAAGCGCGAGCGCAGGGGCGAGGACAGAAGCCCGGGCCGCGTGGTGGCGGCGACGAAGGTGAAGGGCTTGATGTCCATGACATGGGTGCGCGCGGCCGGGCCCTGGCCGATGATGATGTCGAGTTTGTAGTCTTCGAGCGCGGTGTAGAGCTTCTCTTCGAGCACCGGCTGCAGGCGATGGATTTCATCGAGAAAGAGCACCTGCTTCTCGCGCAGGTTGGTGAGGATGGCCGTGAGGTCGCCCTGAATCTGGAGCGCCGGGCCGGAGGTCTGCTGAAAGCCGACGGAGAGTTCATTGGCAATGATGGTGGCGAGCGTCGTCTTGCCCAAGCCCGGAGGTCCGAAGAGCAGTACGTGATCGAGGGCCTCGCCGCGCGAGCGGGCGGCTTCGAGAGCAATGGCTAGCTGC
The DNA window shown above is from Acidobacterium capsulatum ATCC 51196 and carries:
- the galU gene encoding UTP--glucose-1-phosphate uridylyltransferase GalU, producing the protein MKSRVRKAVFPAAGFGTRFLPATKSIPKEMLPLVDKPIIQYGVEEAIAAGCDQIVIVTGRGKSAIEDHFDISYELENTLEKRGKKELLAVSRNVSNMVRLSYVRQKEAMGLGHAVLMARDLIGDEPFAVILPDDVIDAKVPCLKQMIDQYDKLQGSILATQVVEGPAISSYGVIDGTPLKDDPRVMEVKGLVEKPKMEEAPSKNAIIGRYVLTPKIFELLEKTPLGAGGELQLTDGIKGLLQSEKVYGYTFEGKRYDAGDKVGMLTATVDFALKRDDLGPKLREHIQSLGL
- the mfd gene encoding transcription-repair coupling factor, which translates into the protein MILPFVRDLLADLEHTASFEQAQRHLSLSRGRRRVSGLTSTARSLYIPLLARAAKVPVVLLVADNKAADAMHLALRAGCELTGAIAAERVLKLPAHDVLPFENMSPHPEVQEQRATTLWKIATGDAAIVIAPVEAAAMKLFPAPFYGGLAQVLRRGEEIDVDMLLTHLASVGYEQVDVVEMPGQYTRRGGILDVYSPEADRPVRMEFFGDEIETMRKFDPESQRSQSPLDEARLLPLTETPVTERLLAAVHARLSGARFETNDEGEMVAEMVAAGGVSVFPGWEFFAGVAGANKTLLDLFPRCVLFVEEPGMIKNQVERWWNKVEQRHDRSSIGTLIRPEDIYLRPELLEAQRKSHPGLDIDQLGAVDVLEDDETLGEIAFSSRPTLRFHGSIPAFVEQIKNLMQQETRMLLAAPNQGEVERLATLLREYELPYRLGSRVMHTGSETMYDEASHLGGDLRTPIILRAPIATGVSLPDANLVVFGANDLNDEADVTARPAARKSKTAAFISDFRDLAVGDYVVHVEHGIARYLGLKEIAQDGTTLEFMILEFAEEAKLYVPLTRLDLIQKYRSTESGPAPVLHRLGTQQWAKTKARVKKAMQDMADELLKLYAQRKAAQGHAYSADNEFQREFEDSFDYNETDDQLSAIADIKRDMESTTPMDRLLCGDVGYGKTEVAMRAAFKAVQDGKQVAVLTPTTVLSFQHYETFKKRFRQFPIHIEMLSRFRTAKEQKLIVERVEAGEIDILIGTHRLLSKDLKFHDIGLLIVDEEQRFGVRHKERLKQLRAQLDVLTMSATPIPRTLHMSLVGLRDMSVIETPPKDRMAIQTIVAKFDEKLVRSAVEVELERGGQIYFVHNRVETIYEIAAKIQELVPHARITVGHGQMGEAELEKVMLAFMNHEYDVLVATSIIENGLDIPLANTILINRADRHGLSELYQLRGRVGRSNRRAYAYLMIPPEQELTEIARRRLAALKEFSDLGAGFKIAALDLELRGAGNMLGGEQSGHIEAVGFELYTTMLEEAVNKMKGQETVERPVTQLSLGIPLRIDDSYIPEENQRLRMYKHIAGAQDERAIAGIRAELVDRYGALPTGVRHLLDAAELRIACEHMGVAQVDRKRDQIHLKFTEKASIDPGILMKLVSKNAKRGAQFTPQGVLRFPLSGTDPESIFTELRVLLDDLATQPAAARQGAS
- the ruvB gene encoding Holliday junction branch migration DNA helicase RuvB, producing MVRSSSTPGRDPARKQSLDTERLISAARADEEDSFELKLRPTHLREFIGQNKAKEQLAIALEAARSRGEALDHVLLFGPPGLGKTTLATIIANELSVGFQQTSGPALQIQGDLTAILTNLREKQVLFLDEIHRLQPVLEEKLYTALEDYKLDIIIGQGPAARTHVMDIKPFTFVAATTRPGLLSSPLRSRFGILLRLEFYTDDDLRVIVQRSAEVLHVPIDADGAAEIAMRSRGTPRIANRLLRRVRDFAQVRGTGEINRETAMQALELLEVDAHGFDDLDRRLLLTIIEKYDGGPVGLNTLAATLAEEQDALEEVYEPFLIQHGFLDRTPRGRVATRAAYEHFGLPLPRKGNLLF